One genomic region from Salvia hispanica cultivar TCC Black 2014 chromosome 2, UniMelb_Shisp_WGS_1.0, whole genome shotgun sequence encodes:
- the LOC125208186 gene encoding serine/threonine-protein kinase RUNKEL, with protein sequence MNHYHIYEAIGRGKYSTVYKGRKKKTIEYFAIKSVDKSHRSKVLQEVRILHTLDHSNVLKFYSWYETSAHLWLVLEYCVGGDLMTLLQQDGKLPEESIHDLAYGLVGALQYLHSKGIIYCDLKPSNILLDENGKTKLCDFGLARKLSDISMTSQLPQAKRGTPCYMSPELFQDGGVHSYASDFWALGCVLYECYTGRPPFIDKEFTQLAKSILLEAHPPLPGSPTRPFVNLINSLLIKDPAERIQWPELCNHAFWRTKFVSLTLPPQPAFDNMIELSSEPHLTERNGDRPLRNKTPTRTYGKDSRIPSKHDQNLSAAGKGEETPTKGMHSGRKVQAKPSGKAPDGKQKDGSNNMGGVNLMRLSRIARSNLHRENEKENYRRPLPNSSKNDAEIKIENNDMELDFNESTEDDGHDEVDVSENESPTGEDNLSTPRKHEGKVEETDSMIVQSEGSNVVETPLLDSSRAEEQESSSDMDVSPVVSTPTNASPHLKTPRIKDVSGCVLDFDAAKSTSDLSEVLWHPSDLSVRPVMPSRKIDKGLDVMPSLPFHAIPPADFTKMPKDKLDVMYSRIISVMNGNVNGEKQNVLRYLEMLSTNADTANILTNGPIMLLLLKMLRQSKALTLRVQLSSLIGLLIRHSTFIGDDLANSGILGALTDGLRDRQEKVRRFSMAALGELLFYISTLSDPTKDNLPQESPAKDSRPPSSWQVPNSLISLISSVLRKGEDDLTQLYALRTIENISSHGGYWATRFNSQDVISNLCYIYKAPGKQESMKLTAGSCLIRLARFSPPSIQHVIEKVPLKDIGSSLFKGNQREQQICLNLLNMAIIGSQYLTNIGRLLFPLMEDKNIVSNLMSLIEQGNEVLKGKALLFVALLCKHGKRCLPLFFCNARFLSAMDRLAKEKDKYMQHCLDAFVYAVVSTLPGLLETITVDIQQLMGGRRQGLIPGLSSRSSPKNSIHFFPVVLHLLGSSSFRNSVITPQVLLLVANLLKLTESPFQGRDDFQITLLRVLESISEESTAINGNPVVFIRQILPSLAALYKGNKDGDARFLCLKIFFDVMVLFLSETVEDEQRAEDLKSVSNVHFLPLYPSLIEDEDPIPMYAQKLLVMLLESNYIKICDILHMKAVSQCFESLLGDFSTINVSNVMLCLALASAPELETKMISQLKVVRKIGNLLEFVLAKEMEDFIDPTLGLCRAFLLRSVNSRPGFVYSKQPSLLYEGSSESSADGIKDITDFASNVGALLELSKSSEANAADLASECLVLLFKAAPREATMNFLMNLSKASALLEGGLHGSISELVLERILHALGFSCRQYMLHLMILSISTSELAKTEAIVSNLKGSSTKGISNASIQVEQELQRIHR encoded by the exons ATGAATCACTACCACATTTACGAAGCCATCGGCCGCGGCAAGTATTCG ACTGTCTACAAgggaaggaagaagaagactaTTGAGTATTTCGCCATCAAGAGCGTTGATAAATCTCATCGGAGCAAGGTTCTTCAGGAA GTGAGGATCCTTCACACTCTAGATCATTCTAATGTGCTAAAGTTCTACTCATG GTACGAGACATCAGCTCATTTGTGGTTAGTTCTGGAGTATTGTGTTGGAGGAGATTTGATGACTTTATTGCAACAG GATGGAAAGCTTCCTGAAGAGTCTATACATGACTTGGCTTATGGCCTTGTAGGAGCGCTGCA GTACTTGCATTCAAAGGGAATCATTTACTGCGACTTAAAACCATCAAATATtcttttggatgaaaatggaaagacGAAG CTGTGCGACTTTGGATTAGCAAGAAAACTGAGCGACATATCCATGACCTCCCAG CTACCCCAAGCAAAACGTGGAACTCCTTGCTACATGTCACCTGAGTTGTTCCAAGATGGAGGGGTTCATTCATATGCTTCTGATTTCTGGGCTCTTGGTTGTGTGCTATATGAGTGTTATACTGGCAGACCTCCATTTATTGACAAGGAATTCACTCAATTGGCAAAATCGATTCTTTTGGAGGCACATCCTCCTCTTCCCGGATCTCCAACACGTCCATttgtaaatttgataaattctCTCTTGATCAAAGATCCAGCTGAAAGAATACAGTGGCCTGAACTTTGCAATCATGCTTTTTGGAGGACAAAATTTGTTTCATTGACATTACCTCCTCAGCCTGCTTTTGATAACATGATTGAGCTGTCTTCTGAACCACATCTTACAGAGCGCAATGGAGATAGACCTCTTCGAAACAAGACTCCTACAAGAACTTATGGAAAAGATTCAAGAATTCCTAGCAAGCATGACCAGAATCTCAGTGCTGCTGGGAAAGGAGAAGAGACACCGACTAAAGGTATGCATAGTGGCCGTAAAGTTCAAGCCAAACCTTCTGGCAAAGCACCTGATGGAAAGCAGAAAGATGGTTCAAATAATATGGGTGGTGTAAATCTCATGCGTCTTTCAAGAATTGCAAGATCTAACCTGCATAGggaaaatgagaaagagaATTACCGAAGGCCATTACCTAATAGCTCCAAGAATGAtgcagaaattaaaattgaaaacaatgaCATGGAActtgattttaatgagagcaCAGAAGATGATGGACATGACGAAGTAGATGTATCTGAGAATGAATCACCCACCGGTGAAGATAATTTATCAACTCCTCGAAAGCATGAGGGAAAAGTTGAAGAGACGGACAGCATGATAGTCCAGTCTGAAGGGTCAAATGTTGTTGAGACTCCATTGCTTGATAGCTCAAGAGCAGAAGAGCAGGAATCATCTTCAGACATGGATGTGAGCCCAGTAGTATCCACACCAACCAATGCTAGTCCCCACCTGAAGACACCAAGGATCAAAGATGTGTCCGGGTGTGTCCTTGATTTTGATGCAGCCAAATCCACTTCAGACCTCTCTGAGGTGCTGTGGCATCCATCTGATCTCTCTGTTAGGCCAGTAATGCCTAGcagaaaaattgataaaggaTTGGATGTAATGCCTTCCCTTCCCTTCCATGCTATTCCCCCAGCTGATTTTACAAAAATGCCCAAGGATAAATTGGATGTTATGTATAGCAGGATTATAAGTGTTATGAATGGGAATGTCAATGGTGAGAAGCAAAATGTGCTTAGGTACCTCGAGATGTTGAGCACCAATGCTGATACTGCCAATATTTTGACCAATGGGCCAATAATGTTACTTCTTCTTAAAATGCTGAGGCAATCTAAGGCTTTGACCTTGCGGGTGCAGCTGTCTTCACTTATAGGCTTATTGATTCGCCATTCTACCTTCATTGGAGATGATTTAGCAAATTCTGGAATTTTAGGTGCTCTAACAGATGGTTTGAGAGACAGACAGGAAAAAGTGAGGAGATTTTCCATGGCGGCTCTGGGTGAGTTGCTATTTTACATATCTACTCTAAGTGATCCTACAAAGGACAATCTTCCTCAGGAATCACCAGCAAAAGACAGCAGACCACCTTCTAGCTGGCAG GTCCCAAATTCATTAATCTCTTTGATATCATCTGTCTTACGGAAAGGAGAGGATGATCTTACCCAGCTTTATGCTTTAAGAACAATAGAGAACATCTCGAGTCATGGAGGTTATTGGGCTACTCGTTTCAACAGCCAAGATGTAATTAGCAACCTCTGTTATATATACAAGGCTCCAGGAAAACAAGAAAGTATGAAACTTACTGCTGGGTCATGTTTGATACGTCTGGCTCGCTTCAGCCCACCCAGCATTCAACATGTTATTGAGAAAGTTCCACTGAAGGATATTGGTTCTAGTCTTTTCAAGGGAAATCAACGTGAGCAGCAAATCTGCTTAAATCTTCTAAACATGGCTATTATTGGAAGCCAGTATCTGACAAATATAGGGCGTCTCCTTTTTCCCTTAATGGAAGACAAAAATATTGTTTCAAATCTTATGTCTCTTATTGAGCAGGGAAACGAAGTCCTGAAGGGAAAGGCTCTCCTCTTTGTGGCTCTACTTTGTAAGCATGGGAAGAGATGTCTCCCACTCTTTTTCTGCAATGCAAGATTCCTATCAGCTATGGATAGACTTGCTAAagagaaagataaatatatgCAGCACTGTCTGGATGCATTTGTGTATGCTGTGGTATCAACGTTACCAGGTTTGCTTGAAACAATAACAGTGGATATTCAGCAACTTATGGGAGGCAGGCGTCAAGGGCTGATTCCTGGTCTCAGCAGTCGAAGTTCTCCAAAGAACAGTATTCACTTCTTTCCTGTGGTTCTCCATCTTCTTGGGAGCTCTTCATTCAGGAATTCAGTGATCACTCCACAGGTTTTGCTACTTGTTGCGAATCTGCTTAAACTGACAGAATCACCATTCCAG GGCAGGGATGACTTCCAAATAACTCTGCTACGAGTTTTGGAATCAATATCGGAGGAGTCAACAGCAATCAATGGTAACCCTGTCGTCTTCATCCGCCAGATCCTTCCTAGCCTAGCTGCTCTATACAAGGGAAACAAAGATGGGGATGCTCGGTTCTTATGCTTGAAGATATTCTTTGATGTGATGGTCCTATTCCTAAGTGAAACCGTGGAGGATGAGCAAAGGGCAGAAGATTTAAAGTCTGTATCTAATGTTCACTTCCTCCCGCTATACCCATCTCTGATTGAGGATGAAGACCCCATTCCCATGTATGCTCAGAAGCTGCTTGTGATGCTCCTCGAGTCCAACTACATAAAAATCTGTGACATTCTTCACATGAAAGCTGTCTCTCAATGTTTCGAATCACTGCTGGGTGATTTCTCAACTATAAATGTGAGCAATGTGATGCTGTGTCTGGCTCTAGCATCTGCCCCAGAACTAGAAACGAAGATGATCTCTCAATTAAAAGTTGTCAGGAAGATTGGAAATCTCTTGGAATTCGTATTAGCCAAGGAGATGGAAGATTTCATTGATCCAACACTAGGTCTGTGCAGGGCATTCCTCTTACGCTCTGTAAACTCCAGGCCGGGTTTCGTCTACTCAAAACAGCCCTCGCTTTTATATGAAGGTTCGAGTGAGAGCAGTGCTGACGGCATAAAAGATATCACAGACTTTGCCAGCAATGTAGGAGCCCTTCTCGAACTGAGTAAATCCTCTGAGGCCAATGCTGCAGATTTAGCCTCCGAGTGTTTGGTTTTGCTGTTCAAAGCAGCTCCAAGAGAAGCAACCATGAACTTCCTCATGAATCTTTCCAAAGCCTCTGCATTACTCGAGGGCGGGCTCCATGGCAGCATCTCCGAGCTAGTGCTGGAGCGAATTCTGCACGCTCTTGGTTTCTCTTGTCGACAGTACATGTTACACTTGATGATACTATCCATCAGCACGTCAGAGTTGGCAAAAACCGAAGCAATTGTTTCTAATCTTAAGGGCTCTAGCACAAAAGGTATTTCGAATGCCTCCATCCAAGTCGAACAGGAGTTGCAGAGGATCCATCGCTAG
- the LOC125206831 gene encoding classical arabinogalactan protein 26-like yields the protein MSSLNFLAAAITTTFIVSSTSALSPYTELPPDIAPLLPSTGARGATPPTGAVEPTIPSTHSPPNPDITGSTGLDTAFGPSGPLQDSFAVPQVGVRVLGAFGLLLYLIIIRGI from the coding sequence ATGTCTTCTTTAAACTTTCTTGCAGCAGCCATCACCACAACTTTCATTGTCTCATCCACTTCGGCATTGTCTCCATACACAGAATTGCCACCTGATATTGCTCCTCTCCTCCCTTCCACCGGCGCCCGCGGTGCCACCCCTCCAACCGGGGCAGTCGAGCCGACAATCCCCTCCACGCACAGCCCTCCTAACCCCGATATAACGGGCTCGACTGGCCTCGACACAGCCTTCGGGCCTTCCGGCCCATTGCAAGATTCATTTGCAGTGCCTCAAGTTGGAGTCCGAGTGTTGGGAGCTTTTGGATTACTACTTTATTTGATCATTATAAGAGGTATTTAG